The nucleotide sequence TAGTCCTGAGAATGCCAAAACAGCATTCATCACTAGTGACAAACGCATTAGTTTCTTTTCCATAATTGTTATTCGATTAAAGACAGCTTGAGGCTTGTATATGCATCATGGTGTAAAATATTGGTTCATAAAGACATGAACTTTCTCTTTTATTAAACGAAAGGACAAAGTGGCTTTACTTACATTTTGTGATTGATTACTACTAAAAACCTATCACTCTACTTTTACTTCAAAAACATATTTATTTAAAGCTTTCAAACATTTTTTATATGTCTTAGAAGTGATTTTTTCGTCTTAAACACCTAGCAACTAAATAAATTATATGACTAAAGCTTTACAGTAATCTTATGAGACACCTTTTTTTGTGGGCCTTCTCAGTTTTATCATTTATGGTCAATGCGGCCAATGAACCCGGAAAAATTGACGATTCAGAGAAAGAAACCACTTACGTTTATATCGATAGTTACACCCAACTGGATAGTGTATTTAAATCATATGCCTTGTCTATTGACAAAGTGAGAGGGTATCAAGAAACGTTACCCATTTTTGTTCATAATATCCAACCATCTATAAAAGATGTAAACGGTCAGACTAAGGTTGATAATTTTATAATGATGATTCTTTCTTCTACTTTGGAAGTTAATAATGATATTCTTTCAGAGCGAAGACAACTCAATCAGCTATTACTAAGTGGTAAGACAGAACAATCAAAAGATATTCAAGCTTTACTCAAAAAGTATAGAGCAAAGAACATTGAGGAATTAAAAGTAAAGCTATTACCGTTACCTCCTTCTTTAGTGATTGCACAAGCCATTGTGGAAAGTGGTTGGGGTACTAGTCGCTTTGCAATTGAGGGGAATGCACTTTTCGGTAAACATACAAAAAAAGGTTCTCCGAACTCTATGCCAGCAGCTGCAGCTAATATTGCTCTTCAAGCTTATGAAAGTATTTATGCTGCCGTTAGTGATTATGAATTGAATATCAATACTCACCCAGCGTACAAAAAACTAAGAGATACAAGAATTCAGGCGAATAATAATAATATTCCTGTTGATGGTATTGATTTAGTCAATGCACTAAAACATTATTCAGAAACTGGTGATCGGTATATTCAAACCATTACAAAAGTCATTAGTATCTATCACCTAAATGAATTTGACCATTGTAAATTGAAAAATACTTCTGAAGTGATCGTTAAGATCAATAAGTAAATAAAAAGACCTTCTGCCAATTCAATGTCAGAAGGTCTTTTTTTTAAGAAAGTTTTCCATGGTGAGCTTTCATCATCCATTTTACTCTATACGCTAGGTAGAGCTCCAATACACCTGTATTCATTAAAGCAAAAGCCAATAAATACACTGTAAATATTTCAGAAACTAGTAGATTCATTGTTAAATAAACACCTATCATTATTTCTACTACCCCGAACAGAAGTATTACATTTCGAGCATTTCCTAAATGTTCTTTTCTTGTTAATGCCCTTGTTAAATAGTCTACTCCTTTGAATAGAAAAAACAAACCTGTATAGGTCGCTAATACCAACATACTTTCCGCCTGGTTCATGATTAAGTAGGCACCGATAAACATCACTACTAACCCTGAAAGAAACTCCCAAAACCATTTAATTCCACTGTGTTTAAATTCAATAGCAAAGATAGATTGTACAATCCCTGCTACAAATAAGCTTGCACTAAAAAGGATAGAAAGGGAAATAAAACTACTCAAAGGAAACGCTAATGTAAACAAGCTAAGTACGATCAATAATAGGCCTGATACCAATGGAGCAAACCAATATTTTAGAGAAGAAGTTTTCATTATAAAGATCTTTATAGAAAAAAATGAAGAGGCACTTTAACAAACACCTCTTCAATTATTGTTGTATTAAATTTATTTCCAGCCTTTTAGAACATCGAAACCAATACGTACACCAGCCATTACCTGAAAGTCTCCTTGATAATGTGATGTGTTAGGTTTAGAATTAACAATACCATCACCATAATAGCTATTAGCATCGTCCATATACATACCTACTACATGGAATCTGATGTTTTTGCCCTCCCATGGGTAATATTGTAAAGCAATTTCTATTTGATTGATATTAGCATCGTATACTGCCTCTCCATCAGCAACCGTCATGGTAGGTTGATCGAAACGAACGTTGTTATAAATATATTTTACATAGGGTTTCCAGTGTTTACCATTGTACATCACCTTAATAGGCATTGATTGATACAACGCATCATCTTGGAAGTTCGGCATATTCTTCGACATCGCGTAGTCAGTATCAATGATAAAGTCTCCGAATGTCCA is from Flammeovirga agarivorans and encodes:
- a CDS encoding HdeD family acid-resistance protein, encoding MKTSSLKYWFAPLVSGLLLIVLSLFTLAFPLSSFISLSILFSASLFVAGIVQSIFAIEFKHSGIKWFWEFLSGLVVMFIGAYLIMNQAESMLVLATYTGLFFLFKGVDYLTRALTRKEHLGNARNVILLFGVVEIMIGVYLTMNLLVSEIFTVYLLAFALMNTGVLELYLAYRVKWMMKAHHGKLS
- a CDS encoding glucosaminidase domain-containing protein is translated as MRHLFLWAFSVLSFMVNAANEPGKIDDSEKETTYVYIDSYTQLDSVFKSYALSIDKVRGYQETLPIFVHNIQPSIKDVNGQTKVDNFIMMILSSTLEVNNDILSERRQLNQLLLSGKTEQSKDIQALLKKYRAKNIEELKVKLLPLPPSLVIAQAIVESGWGTSRFAIEGNALFGKHTKKGSPNSMPAAAANIALQAYESIYAAVSDYELNINTHPAYKKLRDTRIQANNNNIPVDGIDLVNALKHYSETGDRYIQTITKVISIYHLNEFDHCKLKNTSEVIVKINK